The nucleotide sequence ATGTTCGGATATTGGACAATACAAAAAGCATATCATAAAAGTAATAATATTTTCCTGAAATACGTTTTCGGTGGAATGTTTATTCGATTACTCGTACTTGCTTTGTTTCTTCTATTGCTGATAAAAGTTTTTCATATTGACATTCTTGCGTTGATAACAATAATGTTTTTATACTACTTCGTTTTTATGATTCTCGAAATCATTTACGTTCAAAAGAAATTAGCAAAATAGTTAAACGTTATCCGTAATGTGTTATTCGTATAAATTCGCTACTATCAACAGATAACAATTAACGATTACAAACAATGTTTCAACATTCAGAACATACAACTGTAATTGCAGATACTTTAAAAACCGCCGCAGAACACGGCGAACAAAAAGAAAATCTGTTCGTTGAACTTTTGCATCACACGCAAAACTCCAACGAACTCGAACTTCCGTTTCTTGGCCACGTGCATTTACCGCATTTCGAACCGTTTCATTTTCTCGGAATGACGTTCGATATGTCAATTTCAAAACACGTTGTGTTTCTTATTCTTTCTGCAATTCTTCTCGTCGTTGCGGGAATAATTGCAGCGCGTTCCAACTCAAAGAAAAAAATTCCAAGCGGCTTCGGAAATTTGATGGAAGTGTTTGTTGTTTTCATTCGCGATGAAATCGCTATTCCGAATATGGGAAAAACAGGAGTGAAATATCTTCCGTATCTCATAACGACATTCTTTTTCATTCTCATTATGAATTTATTCGGAATGATTCCTTACGGAGCAAGCGCAACAGGAAATGTAAACGTAACTGCCGGACTTGCAATTATAGCGTTTTTGATGATTCAATTTGCAGCCATTCGCGCGCAGGGAATCGGACATTATCTCGCGCATTTAACCGGCGGAGTTCACTGGGCGCTTTGGCCGATTATGATTCCGATTGAAATTCTCGGACTTTTTACCAAACCGTTTGCGCTGTGTATTCGTTTGTTTGCGAATATGACCGGTGGACATATTGTTATCGTTGCACTCATCGGTTTAGTTTTTATTTTCAAAAGTTGGTTCATCGCTCCTGTTCCAATTGCATTCGTCCTTGGAATTAATTTTCTCGAACTGTTTGTCGCATTTTTGCAAGCGTATATTTTCGTAATGCTGACTTCACTATTTATGGGACTAGGAATGGTTTCGAACTCATCTGACAAGTCGGAACACGCACACAGCAAGGAACATCATTAACATTTTTTTTCATAAATCATACTTTCATTAACATTTAACTTGGAGAATATTCTCAATGGATACAATTAGCAACTTTGGACTTGGTTATCTCGCCGCAGGAATTGGCGCTGGACTTTCAGTATTTGGCGCTGGATTCGGAATTGGAAAACTCGCTGCTTCCGCAATGGACGCATCGGGAAGACAACCGGAAGCCGCAGGACAAATACGAACATCAATGTTGATTGCCGCCGCACTTATCGAAGGTGCAACATTTTTTGCGCTTGCAATCTGCATTATTCTCGCAACAAAATAAAGTTCGGGAATTGTTAATCGTTATACTTGTTAATCGTTATTGTGCGAATAACAAATGGTTGCGAATTTGCGAATGAAAATCACCTTCGTAAATTCGTAATGTTTCGTTCTTCGCACAGTAAAACGCAAAAGGCGTAACTCAAAACGATAAACTCATAACAGATAACGAATACCTATTTCTCAAACAGAAAACAGTAAACTACAAACTGTAAACTTTTTTATGTTAGAACTCAATCCCGGACTTATCCTCTGGACACTCATTATTTTCGTCGCGCTTGTTTTAATCTTAAAGAAAGTAGCGTGGAAACCAATTCTCGACGCACTGCATAAACGCGAGCACGATATTCACGATGCAATAACAAACGCAGAAAAGGCGCATAAAGAAGCGGAGAAATTACTCGCTGAACATCGCGCACAACTTGCACGCATCAACGAAGAATCGTCAAAATTGCTGAAAGAAGCGCGCGACACTGCAGAGCAATCGAAGAATATGATTCTTCAGCAAGCGAATGTAAGCGCACGACAAATGATTGAGCAAGCAAAAAATGAAATTGAACGCGATAAAGAAGCCGCGCTCCTTTCGTTACGAAAAGAAGTTGCTTCCCTTGCTATTCAAGCCGCAGGAAAAATTCTCGACGAATCTCTCGACGAAGAAAAACATCGAAAACTCGTGGACAATTTTATCACAACGCTTCCCAAAAACTAAACGTTCATGGCATCCAGCAAACGAGCCGCACATCGGTACGCACTCGCGGTACTTGACCTTGCAACAGAATTACAATACGTTGATTCTGTTGCAGACGATTTTGCAATGTTGAATGATGCAATGCAATCTTCACGGGAGTTGAAAAACTTTTTCCGAAGTCCGATTATCAATCGCCAGAAAAAGAAAATGATTGTCAACGAATTATTCCTAAAAAAAGTAAGCAAACCGACAATGAATTTCCTTTCACTGATTGCTGCAAAAGGAAGAGAAGAATTACTCCCGGAAATTGTGGAAGAGTTTATAAAGTTAAACAATGTGCGCCACAATCTCCTGAACATCACCGTAGATTCTGCTGTTGAACTTACGTCTTCGCAGAAAGAACAACTTATTCATCATTGGGAGCGAATAACAAAAAAATCCGTTCGTTTGCAAGCGATCGTTGATAGAGCGTTACAAGGCGGCTTTGTTGTTCGCGTCGGCGATACGGTGTGGGATGCAAGCGTCAAACGACAATTAGAAATGATGTGGGAAAAGTTTACCGGTGAACATTGATTTTAGATTTTATATTGAACATTTTAGATTGAAGGTTGCAATGTTCAATATAAAATGTAAAATTCTCAATCGCATTGATACAATTAGAAAAACAAAGTTTAAACTCAAACTATAAGATAAAACAAATAAACTATGACACAAATTCGACCCGATGAAATTTCTGCAATATTGCGACAACAACTTTCCGGTTTTGAAAAAGAAATAGACACCTACGAAGTCGGAACAGTTCTGTACGTTGGAGATGGAATTGCGCGCGTGTACGGACTTACCAACGTTATGGCAAGCGAACTCGTAGAATTTCCAAACGGCGTATATGGAATGGTTCTCAATCTGGAAGAAGACAATGTTGGTTGCGTTCTTTTCGGCGAAAGCACCCTTGTCCGCGAAGGCGATATAGTCAAACGAACAAAACGACTCGCATCAATGCCCGTTGGTGAGAAAATGCTCGGTCGAGTTATCAATCCATTGGGACAGCCGGTAGATGGATGCGGCGCAATTTCAACCGACAAATTTCTCCCGATTGAACGAAAAGCCCTCGGAGTCATTCAACGACAACCCGTGAAAGAACCGCTTCAAACCGGATTGAAATCCGTTGATGGAATGATTCCCATCGGACGCGGACAACGAGAACTTATTATTGGCGATAGACAAACAGGAAAAACTGCGGTTGCGGTTGATACAATTATCAATCAAAAATTTACTCACACGGAACGTGCGAAAGAACTCGGAATAAAACCCGTGTATTGCATATACGTTGCCATTGGTCAAAAAAATTCTACTGTTGTGCAAGTTGTAACAACACTCGAAAAGAACGGCGCAATGGATTATACAACAGTTATTGCGGCAAATGCAAGCGACCCTTCACCTTTACAATTTATTGCACCGTATTCCGGAGCAACATTAGGAGAATTTTTCCGCGACAATGGAAAACACGCGCTTGTTGTGTACGATGATTTATCGAAACATGCCGCGGCGTATCGTCAAGTATCTCTTCTTCTTCGAAGACCCCCGGGACGTGAAGCATATCCCGGAGATGTTTTTTATCTTCACTCGCGATTATTGGAACGCGCATCGAAACTGAATGATGAACTTGGAGGAGGAAGTTTAACAGCATTGCCCGTTATAGAAACACAAGCAGGCGACGTTTCTGCATACATTCCGACAAATGTTATTTCCATTACCGACGGACAAATTTATCTCGAACCGAATTTGTTCAATGCAGGAGTTCGTCCTGCTATCAACGTAGGAATTTCTGTTTCGCGTGTTGGAGGAAATGCTCAAATCAAAGCGATGAAAAAAGTTGCCGGACGTTTGCGTTTGGAACTTGCACAATATCGCGAACTCGAAGCATTTGCAAAATTCGGTTCCGATTTGGATAAATCAACTCAACAACAACTTCGTCGCGGTTCTCGTCTTGTAGAAATATTAAAACAAGGACAATATGAACCGATGCCGGTGGAAAATCAGATTTCGATAATTTTTGCAGGAACGAACGGCTATCTCGACGAATTTCCTCTCGAACAAGTGAAACGTTTCGAAAAAGAATTTCTGGAAATGATGGAAATAAAACACAAAGATGTTCTCAATGCAATTGCACAAACAAAAGATTTAACCGAAGAGATAACTAAGAAATTGAACACGATTCTCCGCGAGTTTTCTGAAACGTTTAAGACGAAGAAGTAATTTCGTTTTGCAGTTATGGAAGATGAAAAAATTAAAGTTGTTGGAAAAAGAAAAATTGGAAAGAAAGATTTACTCTCTCTTAACAATTTATTCAAACTTGTTATCGTGTTGCGAAAAGATAAGCCATTTATTCCACGAGGAGTCTATAAATTTAAAAGTTTTGAAGAAAGTCAAGAATGGACACTCAAAATGATGACGAGAAAATAGAAGCAAGAACGCCAACAGCCGACGATTTAATTGCATTATGTCGAGAGTTCAATAATCGAAACGCGAAATACGTTGTCGTTGGTGGAATGGCGATGATTCAAATGGGGTATGGAAGAACAACAGAAGACATTGATTTACTCTTGGATTCGTCAGCAGAAAACCAGGAGAAAGTAATTTCAGCATTGCTTACACTTCCAGAAAAAGCAGCAAAGGAAATTCAACCAAATGATTTAAATGAATTCACCGTTATTCGAGTTGCTGATGAATTTGTTGTTGACTTAATGAAATCTGCGTGTGGAATTGAGTACGAAGAAGCAATCAAACATTCTACAATAATAACACTTGAAGGCGTTCCAATTCCGTTTGCAAAACCGGAATTACTATGGCGAATGAAACAAACGATGCGAGAAAAAGATAATCTCGATTTATTTTTTTTGAAAGAACTTTTGCAACAGAATACATAATGGCAACACTCCGCGAAGTACGCCGACGCATTGTTAGCGTCAAAAGCACACAGAAAATTACCAAAGCGATGAAAATGGTAGCTGCCGCAAAAATGCGACGCGCACAGGATGCTATTATCGCTGCGCGCCCATATTCAAAAAAAATGAAAGAGATGCTTCTCCAAGTTTCCTCGCAACAAGCAGAAACTTCGAATCCATTTTTCACCGTTCGTCCAATTGAACGCGCGGCATTTGTTATCGTTTCTGCCGACCGAGGATTATGCGGAGCGTTTAATTCCAATCTAATAAAAACTGCAACGCAACACATTGAAAAAAAATATGGTGCCATTCATAGTGCAGGAAATTTACTTCTATATTGCGTGGGAAAGAAAAGTTTTGATTTCTTTTCAAAAAGAAATTATGAAATTGCAGGAAAACAAATAGGAATGTTCAACAATTTGCAGTTCAGCAATGCGCTTTCGCTTTCTGAAGAACTCACGCAGGGATTTTTATGCGGCGAATTTGATTCGGTTGAAATCATTTACAACGAATTCAAATCCGTCATCTCGCAAAAAACTGTTTTCGAACAATTTCTTCCATTGGTTCCTTTGGATGCAACTTCGGAGCGTTCGCAATCGAATGATAGTTACATTTACGAACCAACGAAAACAAGAATTTTGGACACCCTCATTCCGCAGCATTTGAATTTTCAGATTTGGCGAATCCTCCTTGAATCGAATGCATCGGAACAAGCGGCACGAATGACGGCAATGGAAAACGCAACAAACAACGCAAGCGATCTTATTTCTTCGTTGCAACTTTCATATAATAAAGCGCGTCAAGCCGCAATCACAAAAGAAATTCTGGAAATCGTTGGCGGTGCAGAAGCATTGGCGCAAGCAGGATAATTTTATTGAAATCCTTCAAGAGTTTTTCAAATCTTGAAGGATTTTTTCCTTTTGGGGTGAAGAATCTCGCTTATTTATTTTCAATTATTTTCGTTCGCCATCTTTGATACTTTTCCATTTTCCACTATATTTTCCCCGCATTTTTTAGCAAAACAACTTTTTTTCACTCAACGTACTTTCATTGTAATATGTCAAGGAGAAAATGGTATGAAGATTCAAGTGGAAACGCTCTCAAACGGGATTCACGAATACAAATTTGTTGTTTTGCCCGAAGAAATATTTTCCGATGATTTAACTGTTCCTGCCGATTTATCAATTCAAGAAGTTCCGGACTTTCAACATCCAATTTATGTTGCCGCAACTATCGAAAAAAATACTCGCCACGTTTATCTCAAAGTGTCAATTCATACTATCGGCAAATTTCAATGCGACCGATGTGTTGAATATTTTGAAAACGAAATTGATAATTCGTACGAAGCAGTGTATCGTTACCAATCGCGCGTTCCGTTCCCGTTGCAAACAGGAGAAAATGATGATTTCATTATTCTCGACGAGAACAATCCGATTATTGATTTATCCGAAGACGTTCGCCAAACGTTATTGCTTTCTGTTCCAATGAAATTATTATGCAAGGAATCATGTGCAGGTCTTTGCTCACACTGCGGAACAAATCTCAATGAACAACCGTGCGATTGTATTTCAGAAATTGACGAACGATGGAATTCACTTGTAAGTTTAAAAAGAAATAATTAATTCAAATACCCTATGCCAAATCCTAAACGACGCCATTCGAAAGAACGAGGAAGAAAACGACGAACGCATTACAAAGCAACACCGCCATCAACTGCAGAATGTCCACAATGCCACGAACAGAAACTTCAGCACCGAGCATGCCCAAACTGTGGATTCTATAACGGTCGTGTTGTAACGGTTCCCAAAGAAGCATAAGTTTTACTGAGATTTTTCTTGCAGAGAACGAAGGAAACTTCCTGAAAAAAAATCATTCACAAACTACTATTCGTATAGTGGTTGACGCAATGGGTGGAGATTTTGCGCCTCATAATATTGTAATGGGCGCACTCGCTGCATTGCATGAAACCAATAACAGATTTCACGTAATTCTCGTAGGCAAAGAACGTGAAATTAAGCGCGAACTTCATTCGGCAAAATTAAAAAACGAAAATTTTTCAATCGTCAATGCGGATGAAATTCTCGATATGCACGATTCTCCAACTGCCGTAGTAAAAACAAAAAGGAATTCTTCTATTGCTGTTGGGACATCGCTTCAAAAAGAAGGAAAAGCGGATGCATTTGTAAGTGCAGGAAATACTGGTGCAGTAATGTCTGCGGGAACACTTATTCTCGGAAGAATTCCCGGGGTGAGTCGCCCAACAATCGGAACGTTTTTACCTTCGGAAAAAGGCATGTGTTTGCTTCTTGATGCAGGCGCAAATGTTGATTGTCGCCCGCAACATCTTTTCGAATTTGCAGTAATGGGAAGCATATATACAAACGCGATGTTTGATGATGTCAACCCGACCATTGGGCTTTTAAACATCGGCGAAGAAAGTACCAAAGGAAATGAAGTTACAATTGAAACACATAAATTGCTTTCCAACAGCAATTTGAATTTCATTGGCAATATGGAAGGTCGCGATATTTTAAAAGGAGTTGCGCAGGTTATCGTCTGCGACGGTTTTGTAGGAAATATCATATTAAAATTTGCTGAAAGCATTCCGTCGTTCTTGAAAAGCAGATTCAAAGCGTACGCGCAACAAGGAATGTTCAAAAAAATATTTATCGGAACGATGCGGGGAACATTACGAAAAATTTTTCAATCGCTTGATTATGAAGAATACGGCGGAGTACCTTTGCTAGGTGTCAATGGTGTCGTCATTATCGGACACGGAAAATCTACTGCAAAGGCAATAAAATATATGATACTGAAGGCGGAAGAAACTGTTCAGAAAAAAATCAATGAGAAAATCGCCGCAGCTATCTCGAAAACGCAAAACGAAATAGAAGTAGTAACTGTATGATTCCGGATTGGAGATTACAGTCATTAGTCATTAGAAGATTTACAAATGACTAATTACCAATGACGTTTTGTAATCCGTAATCTCAAATCTGAAATCTTTTTTTTAACTTTTAATTTACATTTTGCATTGAACCTCAACCATCGCCTTCGCGCAACGATAACTGCTGTTGACCATTTCGTTCCGGAAAAAATTCTTTCCAATTTCGATTTGGAAAAAATAGTTGACACAAATAACGAATGGATATTAGAACGAACTGGAATTCGGGAACGCCGAATATTGGAAAAAGGCGCAACTTCCGATTTAGCAATCCCAGCAGCAACCGGAGTGTTGAAGCAGCGCGGCATTTCTGCTGAGGAACTCGATGTTATTATTGTTGCAACCGTTACGCCCGATATGTTTTTCCCTTCCACTGCTTCTCTTATTCAAGATGCTATCGGAGCGAAAAATGCGTGGGGATTCGATATGGAAGCGGCGTGTTCGGGATTTCTTTTTGCTTTGATGACAGGCGTACGATTTATCGAAAGCGGCGCATATAAAAAAATACTTGTTGTCGGTGCAGATAAAATGAGTTCTATTGTTGATTACAAGGATAGAAATACGTGTATTTTATTTGGAGATGCAGGTGCGGCAGTTCTTCTTGAACCTTCTGAAAACTCGAATGAAGGAATTTTCGATTCTATCTTGCGACTCGACGGAAGCGGAAAAGAATTTCTATATATGAAAGGTGGCGGAAGTTTGAATCCTTCTTCGCACGAAACAATAGATAACGGAATGCATTATTTATATCAAGATGGAAAAGCGGTTTTCAAGGTTGCGGTGAAAGGAATGGCGGATGTTTCGGCAGAAATTTTGGAGAAAAATAATTTGACGGGAAACGATGTTGATTGGCTAGTTCCTCACCAGGCGAACTTGCGAATCATTGATGCGTGCGCTAACAGAATGGGGCTTGATGCTTCGAAAGTGATGATAAACATTGACCGTTATGGCAATACCACTGGTGCGACAATTCCGATGTGTCTTTCCGAGTGGTATAAAAGCGGCAAGTTGAAGAAAGGACACACGGTTGTTCTTTCTGCTTTTGGTGCGGGATATTCGTGGGGCGCAATTTTGTTGAAGTGGGGAATATAGAATTTTAGATTTTAGAATTACGATTTTCTGATTGAGTAAGCTCGCTTTCATATTTCCCGGACAAGGTTCGCAATATGTCGGGATGGGAAAAGATTTATGCGAAACATTTCCTCTTGCGAAAGAAATGTTTCAACGCGCGGATGAAATTCTCGGTTACTCGCTTTCAAAAATATGTTTTGAAGGACCGGAAGAAGAACTGAAACAAACGCGCAATACACAACCGGCAATTTTTTTACACAGTGTTGTTGCGACAAAATTATTAAATGGAATTTCTGCTTCACAAACTGCTGGACATTCGGTTGGAGAATATGCGGCAGTAGTTTTTTCCGGCGCGTTGAGTTTTGAAGATGGATTGAAACTTGTTCGCTTGCGTGGTGAATTGATGCAGCAAGCCGGAGAACAAAATAAAGGAACGATGGCAGCGATTGTTGGACTTGAATCAAATGTGGTCGAACAAGTTTGCAGCGACGCCAGTGATGTTGGAATTGTGCAATGCGCGAATTTTAATTCTCCCGGCCAAATTGTAATTTCGGGAAATGTTGACTCGGTAAAAAAAGCGATGGCGCTTGCAAAAGAACGCGGCGCAAAACTCGTGAAGGAA is from Ignavibacteria bacterium and encodes:
- the atpB gene encoding F0F1 ATP synthase subunit A, whose protein sequence is MFQHSEHTTVIADTLKTAAEHGEQKENLFVELLHHTQNSNELELPFLGHVHLPHFEPFHFLGMTFDMSISKHVVFLILSAILLVVAGIIAARSNSKKKIPSGFGNLMEVFVVFIRDEIAIPNMGKTGVKYLPYLITTFFFILIMNLFGMIPYGASATGNVNVTAGLAIIAFLMIQFAAIRAQGIGHYLAHLTGGVHWALWPIMIPIEILGLFTKPFALCIRLFANMTGGHIVIVALIGLVFIFKSWFIAPVPIAFVLGINFLELFVAFLQAYIFVMLTSLFMGLGMVSNSSDKSEHAHSKEHH
- a CDS encoding ATP synthase F0 subunit C, with protein sequence MSNFGLGYLAAGIGAGLSVFGAGFGIGKLAASAMDASGRQPEAAGQIRTSMLIAAALIEGATFFALAICIILATK
- the atpF gene encoding F0F1 ATP synthase subunit B, with translation MLELNPGLILWTLIIFVALVLILKKVAWKPILDALHKREHDIHDAITNAEKAHKEAEKLLAEHRAQLARINEESSKLLKEARDTAEQSKNMILQQANVSARQMIEQAKNEIERDKEAALLSLRKEVASLAIQAAGKILDESLDEEKHRKLVDNFITTLPKN
- the atpH gene encoding ATP synthase F1 subunit delta is translated as MASSKRAAHRYALAVLDLATELQYVDSVADDFAMLNDAMQSSRELKNFFRSPIINRQKKKMIVNELFLKKVSKPTMNFLSLIAAKGREELLPEIVEEFIKLNNVRHNLLNITVDSAVELTSSQKEQLIHHWERITKKSVRLQAIVDRALQGGFVVRVGDTVWDASVKRQLEMMWEKFTGEH
- a CDS encoding F0F1 ATP synthase subunit alpha; protein product: MTQIRPDEISAILRQQLSGFEKEIDTYEVGTVLYVGDGIARVYGLTNVMASELVEFPNGVYGMVLNLEEDNVGCVLFGESTLVREGDIVKRTKRLASMPVGEKMLGRVINPLGQPVDGCGAISTDKFLPIERKALGVIQRQPVKEPLQTGLKSVDGMIPIGRGQRELIIGDRQTGKTAVAVDTIINQKFTHTERAKELGIKPVYCIYVAIGQKNSTVVQVVTTLEKNGAMDYTTVIAANASDPSPLQFIAPYSGATLGEFFRDNGKHALVVYDDLSKHAAAYRQVSLLLRRPPGREAYPGDVFYLHSRLLERASKLNDELGGGSLTALPVIETQAGDVSAYIPTNVISITDGQIYLEPNLFNAGVRPAINVGISVSRVGGNAQIKAMKKVAGRLRLELAQYRELEAFAKFGSDLDKSTQQQLRRGSRLVEILKQGQYEPMPVENQISIIFAGTNGYLDEFPLEQVKRFEKEFLEMMEIKHKDVLNAIAQTKDLTEEITKKLNTILREFSETFKTKK
- the atpG gene encoding ATP synthase F1 subunit gamma, which encodes MATLREVRRRIVSVKSTQKITKAMKMVAAAKMRRAQDAIIAARPYSKKMKEMLLQVSSQQAETSNPFFTVRPIERAAFVIVSADRGLCGAFNSNLIKTATQHIEKKYGAIHSAGNLLLYCVGKKSFDFFSKRNYEIAGKQIGMFNNLQFSNALSLSEELTQGFLCGEFDSVEIIYNEFKSVISQKTVFEQFLPLVPLDATSERSQSNDSYIYEPTKTRILDTLIPQHLNFQIWRILLESNASEQAARMTAMENATNNASDLISSLQLSYNKARQAAITKEILEIVGGAEALAQAG
- a CDS encoding DUF177 domain-containing protein, which gives rise to MKIQVETLSNGIHEYKFVVLPEEIFSDDLTVPADLSIQEVPDFQHPIYVAATIEKNTRHVYLKVSIHTIGKFQCDRCVEYFENEIDNSYEAVYRYQSRVPFPLQTGENDDFIILDENNPIIDLSEDVRQTLLLSVPMKLLCKESCAGLCSHCGTNLNEQPCDCISEIDERWNSLVSLKRNN
- a CDS encoding 50S ribosomal protein L32, with protein sequence MPNPKRRHSKERGRKRRTHYKATPPSTAECPQCHEQKLQHRACPNCGFYNGRVVTVPKEA
- the plsX gene encoding phosphate acyltransferase PlsX — translated: MGGDFAPHNIVMGALAALHETNNRFHVILVGKEREIKRELHSAKLKNENFSIVNADEILDMHDSPTAVVKTKRNSSIAVGTSLQKEGKADAFVSAGNTGAVMSAGTLILGRIPGVSRPTIGTFLPSEKGMCLLLDAGANVDCRPQHLFEFAVMGSIYTNAMFDDVNPTIGLLNIGEESTKGNEVTIETHKLLSNSNLNFIGNMEGRDILKGVAQVIVCDGFVGNIILKFAESIPSFLKSRFKAYAQQGMFKKIFIGTMRGTLRKIFQSLDYEEYGGVPLLGVNGVVIIGHGKSTAKAIKYMILKAEETVQKKINEKIAAAISKTQNEIEVVTV
- a CDS encoding ketoacyl-ACP synthase III, with product MNLNHRLRATITAVDHFVPEKILSNFDLEKIVDTNNEWILERTGIRERRILEKGATSDLAIPAATGVLKQRGISAEELDVIIVATVTPDMFFPSTASLIQDAIGAKNAWGFDMEAACSGFLFALMTGVRFIESGAYKKILVVGADKMSSIVDYKDRNTCILFGDAGAAVLLEPSENSNEGIFDSILRLDGSGKEFLYMKGGGSLNPSSHETIDNGMHYLYQDGKAVFKVAVKGMADVSAEILEKNNLTGNDVDWLVPHQANLRIIDACANRMGLDASKVMINIDRYGNTTGATIPMCLSEWYKSGKLKKGHTVVLSAFGAGYSWGAILLKWGI
- the fabD gene encoding ACP S-malonyltransferase, which translates into the protein MSKLAFIFPGQGSQYVGMGKDLCETFPLAKEMFQRADEILGYSLSKICFEGPEEELKQTRNTQPAIFLHSVVATKLLNGISASQTAGHSVGEYAAVVFSGALSFEDGLKLVRLRGELMQQAGEQNKGTMAAIVGLESNVVEQVCSDASDVGIVQCANFNSPGQIVISGNVDSVKKAMALAKERGAKLVKELVVSGAFHSPLMQPAKDGLKNALTNTTFSDATIPVYANVTAKPVTNRNEIRLLLEQQIISPVRWEESVNAMIHDGANEFLEIGPGKVLQGLVKRTNGNVNVDGVDKVEDVVRVNEKK